One part of the Kryptolebias marmoratus isolate JLee-2015 linkage group LG2, ASM164957v2, whole genome shotgun sequence genome encodes these proteins:
- the arhgap32a gene encoding rho GTPase-activating protein 32 isoform X2, with protein sequence MEAGCVVAAVIENAASGPQGEPGSGDVLEGDGLQSTDLDKVGALPQAANIHPPEEKQPQETSTAMVRSDDVTDHPAAEPLLLRSCVSTASMKVKNMKKLTFPRGHFPRLAECAHFHYETVDFGNVQLALAEGQSEGPKSGLDTKELVFLVQITCQGRNWLVKRSYEDFRVLDKHLHLCIYDRRYSQLAELPRYDTLKETVESVTTMLANYLSRFSAIADNKINCGPVLTWMEIDNKGNHLLVSEEASINVPAIAAAHVTKRYTAQATDELTFEVGDIVSVIDMPPKEDTGWWRGKHGFQVGFFPCDCVELINDKIPPSVQSSVPKPVCKKHGKLVTFLRSFMKSRPPPQKLRQRGILRERVFGCDLGEHLHNSGHEVPQVVKSCAEFIEKNGVVDGIYRLSGISSNIQKLRHEFDSEQIPDLSRDVFRQDIHSVGSLCKLYFRELPNPLLTYQLYDRFSEAVSAATDEERLLKIHNVIQQLPPPHYRTLEFLMRHLSRLATFSSITNMHTKNLAIVWAPNLLRSRQIESACFSGTAAFMEVRIQSVVVEFILNNTESLFSPKLSAVLRESSGNNTISRPKSLMVCSPSTKLLSLEEAQARTQAQLGSPATTPCLTHSDYIEVGEGPEALLGKFHTVIELPMESSNKRPPVRSKKSPVGNWLSFFHLGKSNSVSKRKLKRHPSEPNEIKSIALPGGRGDGGTLRSTKSEESLTSLQNLEGEPPGYRPLRPRSTSEAVSGISRDEHNTRSRDDHRTRPGKESNNDLDKVCVSPLQSVDDLDLFPPATGISTLDFDPMSFQCSPASATPALQHGRDGNKWKRSVGCSSESEPISSPNNNNNIICSHSPDGSPVLVCEAPVADGNEPRATVFQRCSPLSTASQASAVTDRSQSAQNLPDPGTDRLMSSVSVLPPQPSSMSAARKLALALAETAQKASSASQRRSNTPLHVFQRQEAPHTYDRLPRPSALDLQVHPQEYCGPYVSSAQSPTGTHCCPHTVHFLPAHLCSEVTDGQESACNFTPNVSPLGSGSLDEGSAEGRDHREDNDPGDVNQEEHTYQSVGVSTPSQPVCLAKSPSTSPVYANTDSVDIYNFRSVLSESLMPASVEEVFPRQLHTSSVHRYNPDEDRPLGVNENVYSYHHQRHHNRPIHAGRTPAPHCPRSSALPPQLSEPKGLYRQSSEGRYSSLGLRQPLSPQYRRYHKNEHHIGGFHRQQGEWQRSEDRGVKHPAIRRARSFHAPQISRYELADTEVLPADTMFYVKPRTSPEEPYRRLIQTGLNPVRPQFENTRAEYQYSPYSDINTADGSRYFIDPHRQSGIHHHQSYTVHSTRESGQSDYYNYSPQRVPPGNRELYIESRGTVVYEATDAEVFERVVYQPIKQESKPRLTNPYPSLSPCESPVSPSDARSRDIIHTRSKSDPGNANLLSTDRTEGQTAVVTSQTSPRARHVDPEVTRQRRGHHSGAEQRRIPIKEGSSQQLRKVPSLPERGCPNLKTFEHNDSYHPRGHDQERLMMTNAANSYSGVGKPSILRRPGRSQSTREHRHYYHYHTKSPLDAEHLESFSSRLSRRTQSTKVKPTQYDHMEGYYAAPRPKSTRSSKAVSGYLPGQSCMSPRGQRLLSTVLGREAFYHAALRSEARVFE encoded by the exons ATGGAGGCTGGATGCGTGGTTGCCGCGGTGATTGAGAATGCTGCCTCAGGACCCCAGGGAGAACCAGGAAGTGGTGACGTCCTTGAGGG CGACGGGCTACAGTCGACTGACCTGGACAAGGTCGGTGCCTTACCTCAAGCTGCAAACATCCATCCTCCAGAGGAGAAGCAACCACAAGAGACATCCACTGCCATG GTGAGGAGCGATGATGTCACGGATCATCCGGCGGCCGAGCCCCTCCTCCTGCGCTCCTGCGTCAGCACTGCGAGCATGAAGGTCAAGAACATGAAGAA GTTAACGTTCCCCAGAGGTCACTTCCCCAGGCTGGCAGAGTGTGCCCATTTCCACTATGAGACTGTTGATTTTGGCAATGTTCAG TTGGCTTTGGCAGAGGGGCAAAGTGAAGGACCAAAGTCGGGGCTGGACACTAAAGAACTCGTCTTTCTGGTCCAGATCACTTGCCAG GGTCGAAACTGGTTGGTGAAGCGATCGTACGAGGACTTCCGGGTGCTGGACAAACACCTGCACTTGTGTATCTATGACCGTCGTTACTCCCAACTCGCCGAACTTCCACGATACGACACCTTAAAGGAAACCGTTGAG TCAGTCACTACAATGTTGGCAAACTACCTGTCCCGCTTTTCAGCCATAGCGGACAACAAAATCAACTGTGGTCCAGTGTTAACATGGATGGAG ATCGACAACAAGGGGAACCATCTGCTGGTGTCTGAAGAAGCTTCCATCAACGTCCCCGCCATCGCCGCCGCCCACGTCACCAAACGATACACAGCCCAGGCCACGGACGAGTTAACCTTCGAG GTTGGAGATATCGTGTCGGTCATCGACATGCCTCCCAAAGAGGACACGGGCTGGTGGAGAGGAAAACACGGCTTTCAG GTCGGTTTCTTCCCATGTGACTGCGTTGAGCTCATAAACGATAAGATTCCTCCAAGTGTTCAAAGCTCCGTGCCGAAGCCAG TGTGTAAGAAGCACGGAAAGCTCGTAACGTTCCTGAGGTCCTTTATGAAGTCGCGTCCGCCGCCACAGAAGCTCCGGCAGCGAGGTATTCTCAGAGAGAGAGTGTTCGGCTGCGACCTGGGGGAACATCTTCACAACTCGGGACACGAGG tcccaCAGGTGGTTAAAAGCTGTGCCGAGTTCATTGAGAAGAACGGAGTTGTGGATGGAATCTACAGACTGTCGGGGATTTCTTCCAATATCCAgaaactgag GCATGAGTTCGACTCGGAGCAGATTCCAGATCTGAGCAGAGACGTCTTCAGACAGGATATCCACTCGGTGGGGTCCCTGTGCAAGCTGTACTTCAGAGAGCTGCCCAACCCTCTGCTCACCTACCAGCTCTACGATCGATTCTCA GAGGCCGTGTCTGCAGCCACAGATGAGGAGAGGCTGCTCAAAATCCACAATGTCATTCAGCAGCTGCCCCCTCCGCATTACAG GACTCTGGAGTTCCTCATGAGGCACCTTTCCCGCCTGGCCACCTTCAGCTCCATCActaacatgcacacaaaaaaccTTGCTATTGTCTGGGCACCAAACCTCCTCAG GTCCAGACAGATCGAGTCGGCCTGTTTCAGTGGCACGGCGGCGTTCATGGAGGTGCGTATCCAGTCGGTGGTGGTGGAATTCATTCTCAACAATACTGAATCCCTCTTCAGCCCAAAACTCAGTGCCGTGCTAAGAGAAAGCAGTG GTAACAACACCATATCCAGACCAAAGTCCCTGATGGTTTGCTCCCCATCCACAAAGCTGCTGTCTTTAGAGGAGGCTCAGGCTCGCACTCAGGCGCAGCTCGGATCGCCCGCTACCACCCCCTGCCTCACCCACAGTGACTACATCGAGGTCGGGGAGGGACCCGAAGCGCTCCTCGGCAAATTTCACACAGTCATTGAACTCCCGATGGAGAG CAGCAACAAGCGGCCTCCTGTTAGGTCTAAGAAGTCCCCCGTGGGGAACTGGCTGTCCTTTTTCCACCTGGGCAAGTCCAACTCTGTGTCCAAACGTAAACTGAAACGACACCCGAGCGAACCGAATGAGATAAAGAGCATAGCACTGCCAG GCGGACGAGGAGATGGCGGCACATTGCGGTCCACCAAAAGTGAAGAATCTCTTACATCTTTGCAAAATTTAGAAG GAGAGCCTCCAGGTTACCGACCCCTCAGACCCCGTTCAACTAGTGAAGCTGTTTCTGGCATCAGCAGAGACGAACACAATACCAGAAGTAGAGATGACCACAGAACCCGCCCCGGGAAAGAGAGCAATAACGATTTGGATAAAGTTTGTGTTTCCCCGCTTCAATCAGTGGACGATCTTGACCTTTTCCCGCCGGCTACCGGCATCTCTACGCTGGACTTTGACCCCATGTCCTTTCAGTGCAGCCCCGCATCAGCAACTCCTGCCCTGCAACACGGCAGAGATGGAAATAAGTGGAAGAGGAGCGTAGGGTGTTCCAGTGAATCAGAACCCATCTCCTCtcctaacaacaacaacaacatcatctGCTCACACTCTCCAGATGGCAGCCCAGTTCTCG TGTGCGAGGCTCCAGTGGCAGATGGAAATGAGCCAAGAGCAACAGTGTTTCAGCGCTGCAGTCCGCTCAGCACAGCGAGTCAGGCATCAGCCGTGACGGACCGCAGTCAGTCGGCACAAAACCTGCCTGATCCAG GAACAGATAGACTTATGAGTTCAGTGTCTGTTCTCCCTCCTCAACCGTCCTCGATGAGTGCTGCACGCAAGTTGGCTTTGGCTCTGGCTGAAACCGCCCAGAAGGCCAGCAGTGCCTCCCAAAGAAGGAGCAACACCCCGCTGCACGTTTTCCAGAGACAGGAAGCGCCTCACACCTACGACAGACTGCCACGACCCTCTGCTCTGGATCTCCAAGTGCACCCTCAGGAGTACTGCGGCCCTTACGTCTCTTCAGCGCAAAGCCCCACGGGGACCCACTGCTGTCCTCATACCGTTCATTTCTTACCTGCGCACCTCTGCTCAGAGGTCACTGATGGCCAGGAAAGCGCGTGCAATTTCACTCCTAATGTCAGCCCGCTGGGCTCGGGAAGCTTGGATGAAGGCAGTGCAGAAGGGAGGGACCACCGAGAGGACAACGACCCGGGAGATGTCAACCAAGAAGAGCACACTTATCAGAGTGTTGGAGTTTCCACTCCCTCTCAGCCTGTCTGCTTGGCTAAAAGCCCTTCAACCTCTCCTGTATATGCCAACACAGACTCCGTAGATATTTATAATTTCCGCTCTGTCCTATCAGAGTCTCTGATGCCTGCCTCTGTTGAGGAGGTTTTTCCACGTCAGTTGCACACCTCCTCAGTCCATCGCTACAACCCAGACGAAGACAGACCACTCGGTGTGAACGAGAACGTCTACAGTTACCACCATCAGCGTCATCATAATCGGCCGATTCATGCAGGACGAACGCCTGCACCTCACTGCCCTCGGTCCAGCGCTCTGCCGCCTCAACTCTCTGAGCCTAAAGGCTTGTACAGGCAGTCCTCTGAGGGCCGATACAGCTCTTTAGGTTTGAGGCAACCATTATCACCTCAATACAGACGCTACCATAAAAACGAGCACCATATCGGTGGCTTCCACAGGCAACAAGGGGAGTGGCAGAGGTCCGAGGACAGAGGGGTCAAGCATCCGGCAATCCGGAGGGCTCGCTCTTTCCACGCTCCTCAGATAAGCCGCTACGAGTTGGCAGACACAGAAGTCCTCCCAGCTGACACTATGTTCTATGTCAAACCAAGAACGAGCCCGGAGGAGCCCTATCGAAGGCTGATTCAGACCGGCCTCAATCCTGTACGGCCACAGTTTGAGAACACTCGAGCTGAGTACCAATACAGCCCCTATTCTGATATAAATACAGCCGATGGCTCTCGTTATTTCATAGATCCTCACCGTCAAAGTGGTATCCATCACCATCAATCCTACACCGTGCATTCCACAAGGGAAAGTGGACAATCAGATTACTATAACTATTCTCCTCAACGTGTCCCTCCTGGAAACAGAGAGCTTTACATAGAGAGCAGGGGCACTGTTGTTTACGAGGCTACAGATGCAGAGGTTTTTGAGAGAGTTGTGTATCAACCAATCAAACAAGAGAGTAAACCCAGACTTACAAACCCATACCCTTCTTTGTCTCCCTGCGAGAGCCCGGTCTCACCAAGTGATGCTAGAAGCAGAGACATTATACATACAAGAAGCAAGTCAGACCCTGGAAATGCCAACCTCCTCTCCACTGACAGGACAGAGGGCCAAACTGCCGTAGTTACATCCCAGACCTCCCCAAGGGCTCGACACGTAGACCCCGAAGTCACCAGGCAGCGACGTGGTCATCACTCTGGTGCGGAACAGAGGCGGATCCCGATCAAAGAGGGCTCCTCGCAGCAGCTTCGCAAAGTCCCGTCACTTCCAGAGAGAGGCTGCCCCAACCTCAAGACCTTTGAGCACAACGACAGCTACCATCCACGAGGTCACGACCAAGAACGATTAATGATGACCAACGCTGCCAACAGCTACTCCGGTGTCGGGAAACCCAGCATCCTCAGGAGACCGGGCCGGTCGCAGAGCACCAGAGAACATCGCCACTATTATCATTATCACACCAAATCTCCTCTGGATGCTGAACATCTGGAATCCTTTTCATCACGGCTCAGCAGACGGACTCAAAGCACTAAAGTCAAGCCCACACAATACGACCACATGGAGGGGTATTACGCTGCACCCAGACCTAAATCCACAAGATCCAGTAAAGCTGTGTCAGGATATTTACCTGGGCAGAGCTGCATGTCTCCCCGCGGACAGAGACTGCTGTCCACGGTTCTGGGCCGTGAGGCGTTTTATCACGCCGCACTTAGATCAGAGGCCAGGGTCTTCGAATGA
- the arhgap32a gene encoding rho GTPase-activating protein 32 isoform X1 produces MEAGCVVAAVIENAASGPQGEPGSGDVLEGDGLQSTDLDKVGALPQAANIHPPEEKQPQETSTAMVRSDDVTDHPAAEPLLLRSCVSTASMKVKNMKKLTFPRGHFPRLAECAHFHYETVDFGNVQLALAEGQSEGPKSGLDTKELVFLVQITCQGRNWLVKRSYEDFRVLDKHLHLCIYDRRYSQLAELPRYDTLKETVESVTTMLANYLSRFSAIADNKINCGPVLTWMEIDNKGNHLLVSEEASINVPAIAAAHVTKRYTAQATDELTFEVGDIVSVIDMPPKEDTGWWRGKHGFQVGFFPCDCVELINDKIPPSVQSSVPKPVCKKHGKLVTFLRSFMKSRPPPQKLRQRGILRERVFGCDLGEHLHNSGHEVPQVVKSCAEFIEKNGVVDGIYRLSGISSNIQKLRHEFDSEQIPDLSRDVFRQDIHSVGSLCKLYFRELPNPLLTYQLYDRFSEAVSAATDEERLLKIHNVIQQLPPPHYRTLEFLMRHLSRLATFSSITNMHTKNLAIVWAPNLLRSRQIESACFSGTAAFMEVRIQSVVVEFILNNTESLFSPKLSAVLRESSGNNTISRPKSLMVCSPSTKLLSLEEAQARTQAQLGSPATTPCLTHSDYIEVGEGPEALLGKFHTVIELPMESSNKRPPVRSKKSPVGNWLSFFHLGKSNSVSKRKLKRHPSEPNEIKSIALPGGRGDGGTLRSTKSEESLTSLQNLEGEPPGYRPLRPRSTSEAVSGISRDEHNTRSRDDHRTRPGKESNNDLDKVCVSPLQSVDDLDLFPPATGISTLDFDPMSFQCSPASATPALQHGRDGNKWKRSVGCSSESEPISSPNNNNNIICSHSPDGSPVLGKSGKKGTSKQLSPKLRKKSFKTLADVQTASASLPPVLSFPPQVCEAPVADGNEPRATVFQRCSPLSTASQASAVTDRSQSAQNLPDPGTDRLMSSVSVLPPQPSSMSAARKLALALAETAQKASSASQRRSNTPLHVFQRQEAPHTYDRLPRPSALDLQVHPQEYCGPYVSSAQSPTGTHCCPHTVHFLPAHLCSEVTDGQESACNFTPNVSPLGSGSLDEGSAEGRDHREDNDPGDVNQEEHTYQSVGVSTPSQPVCLAKSPSTSPVYANTDSVDIYNFRSVLSESLMPASVEEVFPRQLHTSSVHRYNPDEDRPLGVNENVYSYHHQRHHNRPIHAGRTPAPHCPRSSALPPQLSEPKGLYRQSSEGRYSSLGLRQPLSPQYRRYHKNEHHIGGFHRQQGEWQRSEDRGVKHPAIRRARSFHAPQISRYELADTEVLPADTMFYVKPRTSPEEPYRRLIQTGLNPVRPQFENTRAEYQYSPYSDINTADGSRYFIDPHRQSGIHHHQSYTVHSTRESGQSDYYNYSPQRVPPGNRELYIESRGTVVYEATDAEVFERVVYQPIKQESKPRLTNPYPSLSPCESPVSPSDARSRDIIHTRSKSDPGNANLLSTDRTEGQTAVVTSQTSPRARHVDPEVTRQRRGHHSGAEQRRIPIKEGSSQQLRKVPSLPERGCPNLKTFEHNDSYHPRGHDQERLMMTNAANSYSGVGKPSILRRPGRSQSTREHRHYYHYHTKSPLDAEHLESFSSRLSRRTQSTKVKPTQYDHMEGYYAAPRPKSTRSSKAVSGYLPGQSCMSPRGQRLLSTVLGREAFYHAALRSEARVFE; encoded by the exons ATGGAGGCTGGATGCGTGGTTGCCGCGGTGATTGAGAATGCTGCCTCAGGACCCCAGGGAGAACCAGGAAGTGGTGACGTCCTTGAGGG CGACGGGCTACAGTCGACTGACCTGGACAAGGTCGGTGCCTTACCTCAAGCTGCAAACATCCATCCTCCAGAGGAGAAGCAACCACAAGAGACATCCACTGCCATG GTGAGGAGCGATGATGTCACGGATCATCCGGCGGCCGAGCCCCTCCTCCTGCGCTCCTGCGTCAGCACTGCGAGCATGAAGGTCAAGAACATGAAGAA GTTAACGTTCCCCAGAGGTCACTTCCCCAGGCTGGCAGAGTGTGCCCATTTCCACTATGAGACTGTTGATTTTGGCAATGTTCAG TTGGCTTTGGCAGAGGGGCAAAGTGAAGGACCAAAGTCGGGGCTGGACACTAAAGAACTCGTCTTTCTGGTCCAGATCACTTGCCAG GGTCGAAACTGGTTGGTGAAGCGATCGTACGAGGACTTCCGGGTGCTGGACAAACACCTGCACTTGTGTATCTATGACCGTCGTTACTCCCAACTCGCCGAACTTCCACGATACGACACCTTAAAGGAAACCGTTGAG TCAGTCACTACAATGTTGGCAAACTACCTGTCCCGCTTTTCAGCCATAGCGGACAACAAAATCAACTGTGGTCCAGTGTTAACATGGATGGAG ATCGACAACAAGGGGAACCATCTGCTGGTGTCTGAAGAAGCTTCCATCAACGTCCCCGCCATCGCCGCCGCCCACGTCACCAAACGATACACAGCCCAGGCCACGGACGAGTTAACCTTCGAG GTTGGAGATATCGTGTCGGTCATCGACATGCCTCCCAAAGAGGACACGGGCTGGTGGAGAGGAAAACACGGCTTTCAG GTCGGTTTCTTCCCATGTGACTGCGTTGAGCTCATAAACGATAAGATTCCTCCAAGTGTTCAAAGCTCCGTGCCGAAGCCAG TGTGTAAGAAGCACGGAAAGCTCGTAACGTTCCTGAGGTCCTTTATGAAGTCGCGTCCGCCGCCACAGAAGCTCCGGCAGCGAGGTATTCTCAGAGAGAGAGTGTTCGGCTGCGACCTGGGGGAACATCTTCACAACTCGGGACACGAGG tcccaCAGGTGGTTAAAAGCTGTGCCGAGTTCATTGAGAAGAACGGAGTTGTGGATGGAATCTACAGACTGTCGGGGATTTCTTCCAATATCCAgaaactgag GCATGAGTTCGACTCGGAGCAGATTCCAGATCTGAGCAGAGACGTCTTCAGACAGGATATCCACTCGGTGGGGTCCCTGTGCAAGCTGTACTTCAGAGAGCTGCCCAACCCTCTGCTCACCTACCAGCTCTACGATCGATTCTCA GAGGCCGTGTCTGCAGCCACAGATGAGGAGAGGCTGCTCAAAATCCACAATGTCATTCAGCAGCTGCCCCCTCCGCATTACAG GACTCTGGAGTTCCTCATGAGGCACCTTTCCCGCCTGGCCACCTTCAGCTCCATCActaacatgcacacaaaaaaccTTGCTATTGTCTGGGCACCAAACCTCCTCAG GTCCAGACAGATCGAGTCGGCCTGTTTCAGTGGCACGGCGGCGTTCATGGAGGTGCGTATCCAGTCGGTGGTGGTGGAATTCATTCTCAACAATACTGAATCCCTCTTCAGCCCAAAACTCAGTGCCGTGCTAAGAGAAAGCAGTG GTAACAACACCATATCCAGACCAAAGTCCCTGATGGTTTGCTCCCCATCCACAAAGCTGCTGTCTTTAGAGGAGGCTCAGGCTCGCACTCAGGCGCAGCTCGGATCGCCCGCTACCACCCCCTGCCTCACCCACAGTGACTACATCGAGGTCGGGGAGGGACCCGAAGCGCTCCTCGGCAAATTTCACACAGTCATTGAACTCCCGATGGAGAG CAGCAACAAGCGGCCTCCTGTTAGGTCTAAGAAGTCCCCCGTGGGGAACTGGCTGTCCTTTTTCCACCTGGGCAAGTCCAACTCTGTGTCCAAACGTAAACTGAAACGACACCCGAGCGAACCGAATGAGATAAAGAGCATAGCACTGCCAG GCGGACGAGGAGATGGCGGCACATTGCGGTCCACCAAAAGTGAAGAATCTCTTACATCTTTGCAAAATTTAGAAG GAGAGCCTCCAGGTTACCGACCCCTCAGACCCCGTTCAACTAGTGAAGCTGTTTCTGGCATCAGCAGAGACGAACACAATACCAGAAGTAGAGATGACCACAGAACCCGCCCCGGGAAAGAGAGCAATAACGATTTGGATAAAGTTTGTGTTTCCCCGCTTCAATCAGTGGACGATCTTGACCTTTTCCCGCCGGCTACCGGCATCTCTACGCTGGACTTTGACCCCATGTCCTTTCAGTGCAGCCCCGCATCAGCAACTCCTGCCCTGCAACACGGCAGAGATGGAAATAAGTGGAAGAGGAGCGTAGGGTGTTCCAGTGAATCAGAACCCATCTCCTCtcctaacaacaacaacaacatcatctGCTCACACTCTCCAGATGGCAGCCCAGTTCTCGGTAAAAGTGGGAAAAAGGGTACCTCCAAGCAGCTTTCTCCCAAACTGAGGAAGAAATCCTTTAAAACGCTGGCAGATGTTCAAACTGCATCTGCTTCTCTGCCCCCCGTGCTGTCTTTCCCCCCTCAAGTGTGCGAGGCTCCAGTGGCAGATGGAAATGAGCCAAGAGCAACAGTGTTTCAGCGCTGCAGTCCGCTCAGCACAGCGAGTCAGGCATCAGCCGTGACGGACCGCAGTCAGTCGGCACAAAACCTGCCTGATCCAG GAACAGATAGACTTATGAGTTCAGTGTCTGTTCTCCCTCCTCAACCGTCCTCGATGAGTGCTGCACGCAAGTTGGCTTTGGCTCTGGCTGAAACCGCCCAGAAGGCCAGCAGTGCCTCCCAAAGAAGGAGCAACACCCCGCTGCACGTTTTCCAGAGACAGGAAGCGCCTCACACCTACGACAGACTGCCACGACCCTCTGCTCTGGATCTCCAAGTGCACCCTCAGGAGTACTGCGGCCCTTACGTCTCTTCAGCGCAAAGCCCCACGGGGACCCACTGCTGTCCTCATACCGTTCATTTCTTACCTGCGCACCTCTGCTCAGAGGTCACTGATGGCCAGGAAAGCGCGTGCAATTTCACTCCTAATGTCAGCCCGCTGGGCTCGGGAAGCTTGGATGAAGGCAGTGCAGAAGGGAGGGACCACCGAGAGGACAACGACCCGGGAGATGTCAACCAAGAAGAGCACACTTATCAGAGTGTTGGAGTTTCCACTCCCTCTCAGCCTGTCTGCTTGGCTAAAAGCCCTTCAACCTCTCCTGTATATGCCAACACAGACTCCGTAGATATTTATAATTTCCGCTCTGTCCTATCAGAGTCTCTGATGCCTGCCTCTGTTGAGGAGGTTTTTCCACGTCAGTTGCACACCTCCTCAGTCCATCGCTACAACCCAGACGAAGACAGACCACTCGGTGTGAACGAGAACGTCTACAGTTACCACCATCAGCGTCATCATAATCGGCCGATTCATGCAGGACGAACGCCTGCACCTCACTGCCCTCGGTCCAGCGCTCTGCCGCCTCAACTCTCTGAGCCTAAAGGCTTGTACAGGCAGTCCTCTGAGGGCCGATACAGCTCTTTAGGTTTGAGGCAACCATTATCACCTCAATACAGACGCTACCATAAAAACGAGCACCATATCGGTGGCTTCCACAGGCAACAAGGGGAGTGGCAGAGGTCCGAGGACAGAGGGGTCAAGCATCCGGCAATCCGGAGGGCTCGCTCTTTCCACGCTCCTCAGATAAGCCGCTACGAGTTGGCAGACACAGAAGTCCTCCCAGCTGACACTATGTTCTATGTCAAACCAAGAACGAGCCCGGAGGAGCCCTATCGAAGGCTGATTCAGACCGGCCTCAATCCTGTACGGCCACAGTTTGAGAACACTCGAGCTGAGTACCAATACAGCCCCTATTCTGATATAAATACAGCCGATGGCTCTCGTTATTTCATAGATCCTCACCGTCAAAGTGGTATCCATCACCATCAATCCTACACCGTGCATTCCACAAGGGAAAGTGGACAATCAGATTACTATAACTATTCTCCTCAACGTGTCCCTCCTGGAAACAGAGAGCTTTACATAGAGAGCAGGGGCACTGTTGTTTACGAGGCTACAGATGCAGAGGTTTTTGAGAGAGTTGTGTATCAACCAATCAAACAAGAGAGTAAACCCAGACTTACAAACCCATACCCTTCTTTGTCTCCCTGCGAGAGCCCGGTCTCACCAAGTGATGCTAGAAGCAGAGACATTATACATACAAGAAGCAAGTCAGACCCTGGAAATGCCAACCTCCTCTCCACTGACAGGACAGAGGGCCAAACTGCCGTAGTTACATCCCAGACCTCCCCAAGGGCTCGACACGTAGACCCCGAAGTCACCAGGCAGCGACGTGGTCATCACTCTGGTGCGGAACAGAGGCGGATCCCGATCAAAGAGGGCTCCTCGCAGCAGCTTCGCAAAGTCCCGTCACTTCCAGAGAGAGGCTGCCCCAACCTCAAGACCTTTGAGCACAACGACAGCTACCATCCACGAGGTCACGACCAAGAACGATTAATGATGACCAACGCTGCCAACAGCTACTCCGGTGTCGGGAAACCCAGCATCCTCAGGAGACCGGGCCGGTCGCAGAGCACCAGAGAACATCGCCACTATTATCATTATCACACCAAATCTCCTCTGGATGCTGAACATCTGGAATCCTTTTCATCACGGCTCAGCAGACGGACTCAAAGCACTAAAGTCAAGCCCACACAATACGACCACATGGAGGGGTATTACGCTGCACCCAGACCTAAATCCACAAGATCCAGTAAAGCTGTGTCAGGATATTTACCTGGGCAGAGCTGCATGTCTCCCCGCGGACAGAGACTGCTGTCCACGGTTCTGGGCCGTGAGGCGTTTTATCACGCCGCACTTAGATCAGAGGCCAGGGTCTTCGAATGA